A region of the Nothobranchius furzeri strain GRZ-AD chromosome 13, NfurGRZ-RIMD1, whole genome shotgun sequence genome:
AGCAGATGTTAGCAGGGTTCATTTTGTTGACaacatattttgttttttgtcacaaataaaagacaaacaTTTTTTTGACAGCATtgaaatccaatcagaaaatgaAAACGATGTCAGGAACGGCCagaagaaccaatcagcaaatgcTACAGGCGGGATGAGAGAAGAACCAATCAGGTCTGGAGTCTGCTGCTGTTTGAACAAGTACAGCTGGGAGGAAAAGACTTAGATGTGACCGTCCAAGAAGTATTTGCCGGGTAAGTACACATCCGGGTTTCCCCGGTTTTAAAAGCAGTAGCAGCGAGCGTTGGAGCCGAACTGGACCAAAAGCGCGGCGCGGTGGTTCGGTGTTCTAGCTGTGTTTTGAGGAAAAAAGCAATCAGGCGGTCCAGAAGGCCGTTCAGGCTGCCCACCTTGGTAAATAAGTGCAGGTAAAACTACTAAATACACCAGAAAACCATTCTTACCTTTAGTTTACCTTCTCGCATCATTAGAGTAACGACTGTTAATGTTTtaatggtatgatgtcatttcctgtcaagtttacaaatattactgcacgttatacagatttgtttactTCATTAATATTAAGAGACTATTTAAAACTGTCAGCGTGTGTACTTTCCAACAACTGTTTTAGTTTTTAATATCTCATATTGTTTTAAGTCTTTTTCAAGCAGGTGTGGTTAAAACTTCCTTTTCAGAAGTAGAAAATGACTGCATCAGAAGAAATGTACGgatattttagtcgactaaattaAGAGTAAAACTAACACAAACTGGATGACTAGATTTGGACTAAAATTAAAAACGGCTTTTGTCAAAAGACTAAATTAAAGTTTCTTGTCTAAATTAATACAGGCTGTAAGTTCAGACTAGATGAGACTCTTTAAAACGCAACCAGACATTTTAGCTCGAACAATCAACAAAACGTTTTCGTACATGCTGGGAGGAAAACGACCCGGAAATGATGACTATTATGGAACtacattaaagcagaaatctgaagGGTTTTgaatccaatggcaccatctagaggctgacTAATGTATTGCCCTGTATGCCAGCGACTTCCGTGTTTACCTCTAGTTTTAGCTCTGACAGAGCTCTGGGACTGACATCTGTACTAAGCAGACTCTAGACCCCGCAGATACCCTGATGGAGGACTAGCGTGTGTGATCGTGTGACACCTCACCGAACGGTCTGAACGCCTGATCCCAGACCTCCGTGTTCAGACACTTAACTCTGACATTCAGGAAGAGAAAGCATGCGCCAGCATTATGTCGACACATTACAGAAATCCTCATTTAGATTACATCCGGGGTCTGTCACTAGAAATTAGTTGTTTAACCCTTTGGGCGCCAGAGTTTTTTCAAGAAAATATTCCATTTTGACCAGACTATTTCAAAAGGTGATAGCTTGTTAATGGTTAGAGATCAACGTAACTGTAaatgagaaaaatcttcagtaagaCAAAAAGTTTGTGTTGGGAGCAAATTTACTCATCTAAAagattatgatgtcaccaagctgCCATATTGAATGGATCATTTTTACAAATTGGGgcggcacgatattaggaaaacctgcgattgtCGATAACAATGATTGATATtgagataaataaaaacttaactcaggaacaaaaaataatcaaaaacaaagaaataaaaaatcataaaaatgagaaaaacaaaagatgatcagtggatcccgggaaaagcaggatcagcagaaagagcagaacaaagctaactcgggtgtttgctaaccatcaaaaataTGTGCCGTCCACCTCGGGGGCGGGACTCTGACCCATGAGAACCCACGCAATTGGctgaatgggtgaagagctctatttgatttgtcagGAAAAAAacccatcatgcttccgtttgattggcAGAATGCGTTATGCGTAGCAAACGTTAGAGCTGACCGTTCATTATgacatttatctgttctttgtgatatACATATGGTGCATGCTGACATCGGGATAACGATATATTGTGAAGCCCTAATTcagatgttccttcttatttttttatgttattttgaaacttttatcatattttgaaaatgtttgtttatatatatacatatatatagcttatttaaaaatgttaattACATATATTTTATATTCAGggaatctgcaggtttaagggagccaaatttaagactatttaagaccttttttaaggccactttgaccaaatttaagcttgtcgtcatcttcctccgcttatccgggtccgggtcatgggggcagcatcccaactagggagcaccagacggtcctctccccggccacctccaccagctcctccggcaggaccccaaggcgttcccggaccagattggagatgtaacctctccaacgtgtcctgggtcgacccagcggcctcctgccggcaggacatgcccgaaactcctccccagggaggcgtcctgaccagatgcccaaaccacctcctgactcctttcgatccagatccaaatttaagctatttttaaaattaattttaagctataatttccagctattgcctggaaccggtgctaaccacgttgcgaacatgggattagccatccagttaccattaaacttgcacttctccatggcgcaagctcccactagcttaaccagctaacgtgctcatctaaaaatagtcccctttcacaaccaactgaatgtgtacggttccgcttacgccaacatcgtacacaaaaaatgctgaaattcacgaaaatgtcatagaaataaaataatctagtttattgggtctttggtaatttaagacctttggaaactgtatttaaggattatttgtcttttttaaggattttcaaggccttaaatttggaaaagtaaatttaagactttttaagactttttaaggacccgcggataccctgtatatTGTATTATTTGATATATTGGCCTCACTCAGGAGAAATGCTTTTTAGCCGTATTTGTCAGGTTTCTTTGGGCTTGTACAGCTGCAGGGATGTCCTTCCCTTGAATGTAACGATCACTTGATCCAAGGGAAAGaatatttttatgattatgtgccacactgacttccatacataacacatctgctgctttttttttaccttggcACCACGTCTGTCacattagcggtgttttaccatcatttctgcaTCCACCATGACCCAGAGATGGTGAAACAAACTTCAAACCCAACATGCACCTTACTGTcgcgcagcaccagctgtctgttgctgcagcagcgtcaatctttctggctggatgagtgaatttggtcatcagagtcaatattctgcttcataatcggagTCGGACATGACCAGACAAAAGATCAGTCAATATAAACCAGATCTACCGACAATTGTAAGTTTCATCCCTCTAATATTCGCCCTCCGACGAAAAACTCAAGACACCATCAAAATAAGCACACCCATGAGTGTTGCTCAgcctgaagttacacatctccactatcttctggtgcaaGGCAGTAACTTCACGAGGGACCATATTTGTAGCTGTGGCTCGTTAGTCAGCAATGACACTTGTCGCAATAATTTGGCTTCGGCCCTAAAGGGTTAACTGACTATTTAAGAAATACCAATAAATATAGACATGAGAGGATACTTAAAGGTGTACTAGGCACTAATAAACTCGTCTCAGGGCCTGTTTTCTGCTTGATTTATTCCATTACTGTAGGCATAATTTACAAAAAGTGTTCATTTGCTGTGGATAATTTAAAAGTCAGAAGATCTGTTCACCACTTGTTATGATTTTGTTAGACACACACAACTTGGTGCTGTTATGGTCAGGTGCATGAACTAGGCAGAAGCTAGGCATAAGAACCAGAGAACATTtataggtgtggaacactgaaaacccattttttaatgattatttatgattctAACAGATCTCTCTGAGtttatcatgcaggctgaacatgaaaacagtctcctacacctatctcctgcagtagcttctgacagaaaactggatggtgaaactctaagattagaaaagcctgacagatccacgtcacactgtcactaacattcatggacttggccatcttgactcatgacggggaaggctgttgttggtttagcgtccaggaaacagcagagaacgctaTTAGAAGCTAGCTGTTTTAGAaactcccccacacagcagaactcctccaggctggtgttatttgtggagataaaacatcaacgttgcagagcaaactaagtcagtggtagagtcgtgctgctgttagccagtcggaggagagatgtccaaatatcaggaccaGTCCAAaatctgctgtctgaagctcgacTGTGATGTGGGTAACTGGAAATTGTGCGTTTGTGCTTGTGGAACATTGTTCCATCTTAACCCAAAAGGTTCAGAGACACACACATCCTGTGTCCcactgacctgcagagctccgATGGCTGCACTCTGGAAACGCAGGTCCGTCTTGAAGTCCTGGGCGATCTCTCTCACCAGACGCTGGAAAGGTAGCTTGCGGATCAGCAGCTCGGTGGACTTCTGATAACGACGGATCTCTCGCAGAGCTACAGTTCCGGGCCTTCATGTAACCAAAAATATTTGAAAAGCAGAGTTGGGTTGTTAGGAGGGCTGGGCGACATGGCCCAAAATCAATATCATGATGGACGATGACTACAggaatgcgcagaaacaaaagttgtccactagatggggctgtcacgcatCTTACATTGAGTGCAGcttcttaaagagacatgaatgttgccagcctacacacatcttttcatgtttttttatcagatttattgacatgagaaaaatgatatcgataagagtcagaaatttcaataatgatacatttttgattaattgcccagccctagtcgtTGGCTTAAAAATGAGTGAGAACCTGAAGATGAGAGCAGTTTGTGTGCGTCACCTGTAGCGATGGGGCTTCTTGACACCACCAGTGGAAGGGGCGCTTTTGCGAGCTGCCTTGGTGGCCAGCTGCTTACGTGGGGCTTTGCCTCCAGTGGACTTACGGGCAGTCTGCTTGGTACGGGCCATGGCTGCTACAGATCACCTTAAGGAGAGGTTGGAACAAAGGTCAACAATCTACTAGGTTTATTAGATAGGATCCACATAGTTCTTTCCTTGAAGAAATCATTTCATTTGATAaacatttaccgtaaatcctctaatattagcctgtattgaattaactgccgggtatcatattttggccggtgtcggagtcggcggaggtgaataatggacgtttttttattgtggccgggtggaatgtggtaacaagcaagtacggggggcggttgtgtcatccgtctcacttttgatttgccagtgatagaccgcgagggtaactttagccgtgcggagacgaagaggaggcgaaaatttgatatcaagttcaaagagaacgtgctgattatgctgcagaacaccctggggagcagtagcaggggtcgtatgaactagtcactagtgacttgttatgcctgtcatcgactagtcgctgtcacgtgataatgaccggcaagatgcagtcctcggaaaagacagcagcctgctgtcagcaggtgacaagctcctgcgcgtcgggaggcaacgcgctgtgcctgagcgtcggtactgacacccgccgtaaaacggacatttaaccaaattgtgacgtttaccctcttgcaatttaaccttcccctcacccccatcctaaccttaaccagcttgcgcatgcaaagctctgatcgttgacgcgctccagacatctgcgtcctgagcacggccacagtaacattatcaaatcaggtgtcgtaaTTTTGACCAAAATAAAAGAGATTAGACTTTTGTCACAAACGACTACAGTCAATGAGTTTTCATATCTGTTCTCTGATTGGCTGCACTTTATTTACCATAAATCAACTTTAAGAAACATCTAAAGAACGTTAGTGGAAACGCTTACGCAAATACACAGTCATGATTGTTTTGATGCTTGTTTAATTCATGCTAACTGAAACAATACTGGCTACATCAGGATCAGCCAGGTTACAAAaccaagttaaaacagaaacaggtTATGTCGAAGGGAGAACTATCcactcacacaaatcaacccaaacCTTAACTGCCCTGTCGCCAAAAATGTGCGTTTTACAAAGAGATAAGTTATGAAATGACTCTGTGAGTTTTATGTAAGTTTAAGGTTATGTATATGGTATGGGGTTGGTTGGGACACGCATTTTTTGCGAGTAGATGGTTCCAACTCGAATCTAGGTGGAAAATAAACAGATCTCGACGGGGGAACTCATATCAACATAACACCGGAAACGAAAGTTCAATCATCTTTGCGCCAGTAAACATACAAAAATACTCCTGATTACCAACAAGATGAGACACGTCAATCTAACACAAACGGCTGATACTATTGGCTAGTACACTAAACGGAGCCAATCAGCACGCAAAGTGTAGAATGTAGGCGGGCTTTACAACTGCTTGCCAGTGCTGCTAGGCCCGCCCACCTCGCTCTGATGATGGCGGCAGTTTGATGCGCAAACGGGATAAAGACCCAGGCAGAGGCGAGGGTAGCACAACAACAACTTCACTTTTACCAATAACCGTTGCTTCAGCGTACCGGAAACAGACAGGACAGCACAGAAGACATCTCTTAGAACTAGTAGATACGACTAGAAGAACCGTCCGGCTCCGAACAGCCTCGTATAACAGAGCTATAGCGGCGCGTTATTTGCAAGTGGATTTTGTTTTCACAGAGCAGCAGCAGCGAGGACTGCGTTTCTCTTCCGCTCCGACAGCCATGTAATTTACCCTCGCCACAAAACGAAAGCTTTGTCAATATCATAGCAATACTAATATGTGAGAATAAAACTTAAAACTGTAATAAAGTTATCAACAGATGCACCGAGTCGTAGTTGGGTGTCTTACCGAGAGTAAAACCTAGTTAATCGTCGGCCACGTCTCGCGTGTGTCTGTTTTGTTCTTCGGATCCACAATGAGAAGCTGCGTCCAGCGGGAAAATGGCCGCCACGTCAATCATACTCCGTCCGGCGTCGAGAGAGAGCTCACGCGCTCAGGACAGAGGAGGGCCACGCGGGGGTCAGCACGAGCCTGGGTTCAACTCTTCAATAATAATAAAGAGGATTGTTAGAGCAGCTGGGTTAGCCGACAGTAAACTAACGCGGTGGAGTTTCTCTGGGACTGTTTATACTTAAAAGGTCTGTCACATAGTTGTTTTATTTACTCATTTATAAATACTATTAATAGAAGAATGAAAGCAGGGCCGACCTTTAAAATAAGGATTTTATGGAATTGTTTTAACCAGATTTTGTGTAACATTGAACGACTCAGACACTCAGCTACTTTTGGGAAAACTGTCAATATTTTCAAAATTGCTGTTGTTTAAATGTGCTCATGATAAGGAGCAGGTCTTATGAGTTTCAACAAAAACGTCTCCAGATTGGCAAATTTCATTAATAATTAGGACCGAAATGCTGTACTTATATTATGGGATTTACGTTCACATGTAAGGCTTAAAAATAATAcatttgcttgtttttattttctttacaaaTTACATTAAATTTAGATCAGAAGAAAGAAGTGTTACCAATGTTCTAATAAAATCGAGTGAATGAAGCAGCTACTTGTAGTTCTGtgcctgtcagtgcaccccagggcagctgtggctacggtgtagctcatcaccaccagtgtgtgagaaGGATGAATgtttcactgtagtgtaaagcactttggagtcctgactctagaaggtgctatacaaatgtaggtcatttatcaaatagacaaatGAATAACATGGCTTTTTTAGTTTTGGCTCTAGTGAGTGTTTTGAGAAAAACCAGAACAAACTTGTTCAGATGCCAGAGGATGGTACCTGATAACATATACGGGATTGCATTTTCAAGGATTTGAATCCGGATGTGATTTTGCCAAAGATCTCAGAAACCTGATTTAAAGAAACAGATTTTTCTTTTTAGTGCTCCACATTTTTAATGTGTTTAATGCACTTGTCTCTTCATCTTCGACAACCTGTGACAAAAAAGTTGCACACCTTTCATTTAGGACTAAAATAATGACATCCTACTAAGATATATTTTATGaacgagtatatatatatatataaaaacatgtatataaatatatataacatatgtttctatatatacacatatatacatatatgtgtatatatacatatatatatgtatatatacatacatatgtatgtatatatatatatgtatacacatatatatgtatatatgtggatatatatacacatatatacatacatatgtatgtatatatacacatatatatgtatatatatatacacatatatacatatatgtgtatatatacatatatatatatatatatttacacacataGCAACTCAAACTTTAGATTCATGTGTTTTGAAAGTGCACATGAACATTTGTcccatgaaataaaaaaaaacaccatgtGAAATTTCTGAGTCTTTGAACCACAAGAATCATTTTATTGTGTCTGAAAGTCAAGTCCAAAGTACAAATTTTGTTTCTTAAAAACGACCAAAAGCACAAATCAAAACCACAGTAGAAAAAATAGGTTATCATATCAACCTGAGAGAGGAAAACAATTACCTGGACATAATACCATGGTTGTAAATTAAAACATGATACAGGTCTGCTACATCTACGCCGTGGAAGTCTACCAGACCAAAACCATGCAGCGTTGGTGGTCTGAGTGACCACAACTACAAGCAGATCACACGCTTCTACTCAGATACATAGACCAGTAACAGTAAAAATACAACATTATTGTAAATAAGATAAACAAAATCAATACTTTTACAACAAATTTCTATCTGAAAAGAAAGATTATATTTGTTTAACAGTTAGATCTAAATGTCAATCATAATCCCGATTCCTATGCCCGTTTCACACACGACCCTTGCCTCCAAACACCGTATTCACCGAGGTAACAAAGTATTCCTGTGTCTTTACTAATTGGGCCCGAGTTTGAAATATGTAAAAATACCACTACAGAAAAGCTGCTACTAGTAGCACCATAGGAGACATGATCACAAACTTACGGTTATCACAATCATATGGTttttatagatatagatatatttgTGTGTATCTAGAACCTCAAACCAAACTACTAAGTAGAGATGAAGGAGAAATTAGAGGACAGTGCATCATCAagcataatattttaagcacgctCTCCACGGATACGGCGGGCCAGCTGGATATCTTTGGGCATGATGGTGACACGCTTGGCGTGAATGGCGCACAGGTTGGTGTCCTCGAACAGGCCGACCAGGTACGCCTCGCTGGCCTCCTGCGCATGACAGAACATGCTCAAACATCTGACGCATGGATTAAAACCAGACTCAGGTGAAGAGTCTTCCACAGTGAAAACTGCTGACCTGCAGAGCTCCGATGGCTGCACTCTGGAAACGCAGGTCCGTCTTGAAGTCCTGGGCGATCTCTCTCACCAGACGCTGGAAGGGTAGCTTGCGGATCAGCAGCTCGGTGGACTTCTGATAACGACGGATCTCTCGCAGAGCTACAGTTCCGGGCCTTCATGTAACCAAAAATATTTGAAAAGCAGAGTTGGGTTGTTGGCTTCAAAATGAGTGAGAACATGAAGATGAGAGCAGTTTGTGTGCGTCACCTGTAGCGATGGGGCTTCTTGACACCACCAGTGGAAGGGGCGCTTTTGCGAGCTGCCTTGGTGGCCAGCTGCTTACGTGGGGCTTTGCCTCCAGTGGACTTACGGGCAGTCTGCTTGGTACGGGCCATGGCTGCTACAG
Encoded here:
- the LOC107372966 gene encoding histone H3.3A, producing MARTKQTARKSTGGKAPRKQLATKAARKSAPSTGGVKKPHRYRPGTVALREIRRYQKSTELLIRKLPFQRLVREIAQDFKTDLRFQSAAIGALQEASEAYLVGLFEDTNLCAIHAKRVTIMPKDIQLARRIRGERA
- the LOC107372965 gene encoding histone H3.3A, coding for MARTKQTARKSTGGKAPRKQLATKAARKSAPSTGGVKKPHRYRPGTVALREIRRYQKSTELLIRKLPFQRLVREIAQDFKTDLRFQSAAIGALQEASEAYLVGLFEDTNLCAIHAKRVTIMPKDIQLARRIRGERA